The following are from one region of the Yoonia sp. R2331 genome:
- a CDS encoding FAD-dependent oxidoreductase, with translation MGTPPSSARVVIIGGGVIGCSVAYHLAKQGWKDVVLLERKQLTSGTTWHAAGLIAQLRATANMTKLAKYSQELYGNLEAETGVATGFKRCGSITVALTEERREEIFRQAGMARAFGVEVEEISPAEVKQRYEHLNIDGVTAGVYLPLDGQGDPANIALAMAKGARQKGAQVIERTLVTGVKRDGRRITGVDWQQGDEIGHITCDMVVNCGGMWGHQVGKMLGVNVPLHACEHFYIVTEAIAGLTQMPVLRVPDECAYYKEDAGKMLLGAFEPNAKPWAMDGIPADFEFDQLPEDFDHFEPILEAAVERLPMLAEAGIHTFFNGPESFTPDDAYHLGQAPEMDNVWVAAGFNSIGIQSAGGAGMALAQWMDAGEKSFDLGDVDISRMQPFQGNKTYLFERSKETLGLLYADHFPYLQKATARGIRRTPFHQHLLDQGAVMGELAGWERANWFADAGQTPEYAYSWKRQNFFGNVAAEVNAIRTNVGMYDMSSFGKIRVEGRDAVAFMNHVGGGQYYVDVGKIVYTQFLNRNGGIEADVTVTRLSETAFLVVTPAATRLADETWMRRNQGDFNVVITDVTAGEGVLAVMGPNARKLLEKVSPADFSNDANPFGTAQEIELGMGLARVHRVTYVGELGWEVYVSSDMAAHAFETLHAAGQDMDLKLCGMHMMDAARMEKGFRHFGHDITAEDHVLEAGLGFAVKTDKPDFIGRDAVLRKKETGLNARLVQFKLTDPEPLLYHNEPIVRDGEVVGYLSSGGYGHHLGAALGMGYVPCKGETLAEMLDSTYEIDVMGTRVKAEAQTRPFYDPKSERVKA, from the coding sequence ATGGGAACTCCCCCTTCTTCCGCGCGTGTCGTCATCATCGGTGGCGGTGTTATCGGCTGTTCGGTCGCCTATCATCTGGCCAAACAGGGCTGGAAAGACGTGGTGCTGCTGGAACGCAAGCAGCTGACATCCGGCACCACGTGGCACGCCGCTGGCCTGATCGCGCAACTGCGCGCGACGGCGAATATGACGAAGCTCGCGAAGTATTCCCAAGAGCTGTACGGCAACCTTGAGGCCGAAACTGGCGTCGCCACCGGGTTCAAACGCTGCGGGTCGATCACCGTGGCGCTGACCGAAGAGCGCCGCGAAGAGATTTTCCGCCAAGCGGGGATGGCACGGGCCTTTGGCGTTGAGGTTGAAGAGATCAGCCCTGCTGAGGTCAAGCAGCGTTATGAACATCTGAACATCGACGGTGTGACGGCAGGGGTCTATCTGCCGCTGGACGGGCAGGGCGACCCCGCCAATATCGCACTGGCAATGGCCAAAGGCGCGCGCCAGAAGGGCGCGCAGGTGATCGAGCGGACACTGGTGACCGGTGTCAAACGCGATGGCCGCCGGATCACCGGTGTGGACTGGCAACAAGGCGATGAGATCGGTCATATCACCTGTGACATGGTGGTGAACTGCGGCGGCATGTGGGGCCATCAGGTGGGCAAAATGCTGGGGGTGAATGTGCCGCTCCATGCCTGCGAGCACTTCTATATCGTGACCGAGGCGATTGCGGGCCTGACCCAGATGCCGGTGCTGCGGGTGCCGGATGAATGCGCCTATTACAAGGAAGACGCGGGCAAAATGCTGCTGGGCGCGTTTGAACCCAACGCGAAACCCTGGGCGATGGATGGTATCCCGGCAGATTTCGAGTTTGACCAATTGCCCGAAGATTTCGACCACTTTGAGCCGATTCTGGAGGCGGCAGTGGAACGCCTGCCGATGTTGGCAGAGGCGGGGATTCACACGTTCTTTAACGGCCCCGAAAGCTTTACCCCCGACGATGCCTATCACCTTGGCCAAGCGCCCGAGATGGATAACGTCTGGGTCGCGGCGGGGTTCAACTCCATCGGGATTCAGTCGGCGGGTGGCGCGGGCATGGCGCTGGCGCAATGGATGGATGCGGGCGAAAAGTCGTTTGATCTGGGCGATGTGGACATTTCCCGGATGCAGCCGTTTCAGGGCAACAAGACCTATCTGTTTGAGCGGTCGAAAGAGACTCTGGGCCTGCTTTACGCGGACCATTTCCCCTATCTGCAAAAGGCCACAGCGCGGGGCATCCGGCGCACGCCGTTCCACCAGCACCTGCTGGATCAGGGCGCTGTCATGGGCGAATTGGCGGGTTGGGAGCGGGCCAATTGGTTCGCGGATGCAGGCCAGACACCGGAATATGCGTATTCCTGGAAGCGGCAGAACTTCTTTGGCAACGTCGCGGCAGAGGTGAATGCGATCCGTACCAATGTCGGCATGTATGACATGTCATCATTCGGCAAAATCCGGGTCGAAGGGCGCGATGCCGTGGCGTTCATGAACCACGTGGGCGGCGGGCAATATTACGTCGATGTGGGCAAGATCGTTTACACCCAATTCCTGAACCGCAATGGCGGGATCGAGGCGGATGTGACCGTCACGCGCCTGTCGGAAACCGCGTTTCTGGTGGTGACACCGGCGGCCACGCGGCTGGCGGATGAAACATGGATGCGGCGCAATCAGGGTGATTTCAACGTGGTCATCACCGATGTCACGGCGGGCGAAGGTGTGCTGGCAGTGATGGGGCCGAATGCGCGCAAGCTGCTGGAAAAGGTATCGCCTGCGGACTTTTCCAATGACGCGAACCCCTTTGGTACGGCGCAGGAGATCGAGCTGGGAATGGGCCTCGCCCGGGTGCATCGCGTGACTTACGTGGGCGAGTTGGGGTGGGAAGTTTATGTCAGTTCCGACATGGCCGCCCATGCGTTTGAGACATTGCACGCTGCGGGGCAGGACATGGACCTGAAGCTGTGCGGGATGCACATGATGGATGCCGCGCGGATGGAAAAAGGGTTCCGCCACTTTGGGCATGACATCACTGCAGAGGATCACGTGTTAGAGGCGGGGCTTGGCTTTGCGGTGAAAACCGACAAGCCCGATTTCATTGGTCGTGACGCGGTGCTGCGCAAGAAAGAGACGGGGCTAAACGCGCGGTTGGTGCAGTTCAAACTGACCGATCCGGAACCGCTGCTCTACCACAATGAACCGATTGTGCGCGATGGCGAGGTTGTGGGATATCTGTCGTCGGGCGGCTATGGCCACCATCTGGGGGCCGCACTTGGCATGGGCTATGTGCCGTGTAAGGGCGAGACACTGGCCGAGATGCTGGACAGCACCTATGAGATCGACGTGATGGGGACGCGCGTGAAGGCCGAGGCGCAGACGCGGCCCTTTTACGATCCCAAGTCAGAGCGGGTGAAAGCCTGA
- a CDS encoding S41 family peptidase, which yields MKKLMMAAAGGTVLGLVATTQVAGPLVAQEAGQEVNIYEQLDLFGDIFSRIREEYVEPVNEKQLVEAAINGMLTSLDPHSSYLSEDDAADMRVQTRGEFGGLGLEVTQEEGWVKVVSPIDDTPAAAAGMESGDFITAVDGESLLGLTLDEALEFLRGPVGSEVIITVVREGEIEPFEVSIIRDTIKLTAVRHRTEGNAVVLRVTTFNNQTFPNLQEGLAEQIEAAGGIDNIDGVVVDLRNNPGGLLNQAVFVSDAFLDAGEIVSTRGRDPQDGDRYNATPGDLAQGKPIVVLINGGSASASEIVAGALQDHRRAIVVGTKSFGKGSVQTVVPLRGNGAMRLTTARYYTPSGRSIQALGISPDIIVEQPRREPEDPDAEEDENTGFRSEADLRGALGNDSLTDDEIRQIEEDRARAEAAAELREQDYQLAYAIDILKGLNALGPEDAE from the coding sequence ATGAAGAAACTGATGATGGCCGCTGCTGGCGGCACCGTTCTGGGCCTGGTCGCAACCACGCAAGTGGCAGGCCCGCTGGTCGCACAAGAAGCCGGGCAAGAGGTCAACATCTACGAACAGCTTGACCTGTTTGGCGATATCTTCAGCCGCATCCGCGAAGAATACGTCGAACCGGTCAACGAAAAGCAACTGGTCGAGGCCGCGATCAACGGCATGCTGACCTCGCTTGATCCGCACTCCAGCTATCTGTCCGAAGACGACGCCGCCGACATGCGCGTGCAGACCCGCGGTGAATTTGGCGGTCTGGGGCTCGAGGTCACACAGGAAGAAGGCTGGGTCAAGGTGGTCTCTCCCATCGACGATACGCCCGCCGCTGCCGCTGGCATGGAATCGGGCGACTTTATTACCGCCGTGGATGGCGAAAGCCTGCTGGGCCTGACGCTGGACGAGGCGCTGGAATTCCTGCGCGGCCCGGTGGGGTCAGAGGTGATTATCACCGTGGTCCGCGAGGGCGAGATTGAGCCCTTCGAGGTTTCGATCATCCGCGACACCATCAAACTGACCGCCGTGCGTCACCGCACCGAAGGCAATGCCGTGGTGCTGCGCGTGACCACGTTTAACAACCAGACATTCCCGAACCTGCAAGAAGGCCTTGCCGAACAGATCGAGGCTGCGGGCGGGATAGACAACATCGACGGTGTTGTGGTCGATCTGCGCAACAACCCCGGCGGGCTGCTCAATCAGGCGGTCTTTGTCTCGGACGCCTTCCTTGACGCCGGTGAAATCGTCTCGACCCGTGGCCGCGACCCGCAGGACGGCGACCGCTACAATGCCACGCCCGGCGATCTGGCCCAAGGCAAGCCGATTGTCGTGCTGATCAACGGCGGCTCTGCCTCAGCCTCTGAAATCGTGGCCGGTGCGCTGCAGGATCACCGCCGCGCGATTGTCGTCGGCACCAAGAGCTTCGGCAAAGGCTCTGTCCAGACGGTGGTGCCGCTGCGCGGCAATGGCGCGATGCGTCTGACCACGGCGCGCTATTACACGCCTTCAGGCCGGTCCATTCAGGCGCTCGGCATCTCGCCTGACATCATCGTCGAACAACCCCGCCGCGAACCCGAGGATCCCGATGCGGAAGAGGATGAAAACACTGGTTTCCGGTCAGAGGCCGACCTGCGTGGCGCCCTTGGCAACGACAGCCTGACCGACGACGAAATCCGCCAGATCGAAGAAGACCGCGCCCGCGCCGAAGCCGCCGCAGAGCTGCGCGAACAGGATTACCAACTGGCCTATGCCATTGATATCCTCAAAGGTCTGAACGCGCTGGGGCCGGAAGACGCCGAGTAA
- a CDS encoding murein hydrolase activator EnvC, which produces MRALLLCLGLWAGAAAAQDSPAVAAQSAASGLSIAQALLDTAETKRDRVAALTETVKAYEAGLIAMRDGLRRAAIHQRTLEGALAAQQAEVGQLLGVLQAMGRAPAPLLLLHPNGPLGTARGGMIAADVTPALQQKADALAVQLEELAALYALQENAVDTLADGLRGAQDARSRLSAAISDRTDLPSRFSDDPVQTALLLASTETLEAFASTLTDAFLSDTENAAAATATGDLPLPVQGQLLRRFNAPDAAGITRPGVILAARPRALVTSPTAATILFRGPLLDYGNVVITEPAAGVLFVFAGLAEVYGDPGQVIPEGTPLGLMGGDQPTVDAILTETAGAGGPGATQTLYLEVRDGQSPVDPGAWFALE; this is translated from the coding sequence ATGCGCGCGCTGCTCCTCTGCCTTGGCCTTTGGGCCGGTGCTGCCGCAGCACAAGACAGCCCCGCCGTGGCCGCGCAATCAGCGGCCAGCGGGCTGTCAATTGCCCAGGCCCTGCTCGACACCGCAGAGACAAAGCGCGACCGGGTCGCGGCCCTGACCGAAACCGTCAAAGCCTATGAGGCCGGGCTGATCGCCATGCGGGACGGGTTGCGCCGCGCAGCAATCCACCAGCGCACGCTGGAAGGCGCGCTTGCGGCGCAACAGGCCGAAGTGGGGCAATTGCTGGGTGTCTTGCAAGCGATGGGCCGCGCGCCTGCGCCGCTGCTGCTGCTGCACCCCAATGGCCCCTTGGGCACCGCGCGCGGCGGCATGATCGCCGCAGACGTGACACCGGCGCTGCAGCAAAAGGCCGATGCGCTGGCCGTCCAACTGGAAGAGCTTGCCGCACTTTATGCATTGCAGGAAAACGCCGTCGACACGCTGGCCGATGGGTTGCGCGGCGCGCAAGACGCGCGGTCGCGCCTGTCGGCTGCCATTTCCGACCGCACAGACCTGCCCAGCCGGTTTTCCGACGACCCGGTGCAAACAGCGCTGCTGCTGGCCAGCACCGAAACGCTCGAGGCATTCGCCTCGACCCTGACAGACGCTTTCCTGTCGGATACCGAAAACGCCGCCGCCGCAACCGCCACGGGCGACCTGCCGCTGCCGGTGCAGGGCCAGCTCTTGCGCCGCTTCAACGCGCCCGATGCCGCAGGCATCACCCGCCCCGGTGTGATCCTCGCCGCGCGCCCCCGCGCGCTTGTCACTTCGCCCACGGCGGCCACGATCCTGTTTCGCGGCCCGCTTCTGGACTATGGCAACGTGGTGATTACCGAACCGGCGGCAGGCGTTCTGTTCGTCTTTGCCGGTCTGGCAGAGGTCTACGGCGACCCCGGCCAAGTCATCCCCGAAGGCACACCCCTTGGCCTGATGGGCGGCGATCAGCCCACAGTTGACGCGATTTTGACTGAAACGGCGGGCGCCGGGGGTCCCGGTGCCACACAGACCCTTTATCTTGAGGTCAGAGACGGGCAAAGTCCCGTGGACCCGGGTGCATGGTTTGCGCTGGAATGA
- the gpmI gene encoding 2,3-bisphosphoglycerate-independent phosphoglycerate mutase, with protein MTTPKPVALCILDGWGLRDDTTANAPALAQTPNFDRIWAECPHAQLLTHGPDAGLPSGQMGNSEVGHTNIGAGRVVAMDLGQIDLAIEDGSFAQKPAILDFVAKLKETGGWAHLMGVVSDGGVHGHIHHIVAAAHVLRSHGITVVVHAITDGRDVAPKSAHDFMAKLLKWLPEGVMVATVTGRYFAMDRDNRWDRVKTAYDAIVLGEGATAKDPRVAIDDAYAADKTDEFIPATVIEGYTGFEPEDGLFCLNFRSDRAREILEAIANPDFDGFPRALPELAARIGMSPYSDRHDAWYQTVFPKEKIVNTLGAWVASKGLRQFRLAETEKYPHVTFFLNGGQETPEPGEDRHMPKSPSVATYDLQPEMSAGEVSDHFVKAIAEGYDLIVTNFANPDMVGHTGDLDAAIKACEAVDAGLGRALDALEQAGGAMIVTADHGNCEVMVDPDTGGPHTAHTLNPVPVVLVGGPDGARLHNGRLADLAPTVLQLMGLDQPSEMTGQSLID; from the coding sequence ATGACCACACCCAAACCTGTTGCCCTGTGTATTCTGGACGGCTGGGGCCTGCGGGACGACACCACCGCAAACGCCCCCGCATTGGCGCAGACCCCCAACTTTGACCGGATCTGGGCGGAATGCCCCCACGCGCAGCTTTTGACGCACGGGCCAGATGCCGGGCTGCCCTCGGGGCAAATGGGCAATTCCGAGGTGGGGCATACCAACATCGGCGCGGGCCGTGTCGTGGCGATGGATCTGGGACAGATTGATCTGGCGATCGAGGATGGGTCATTTGCGCAGAAGCCCGCGATCCTTGATTTCGTGGCCAAGCTGAAAGAGACCGGCGGCTGGGCGCATCTGATGGGTGTTGTCTCTGACGGCGGCGTGCACGGGCATATCCACCACATCGTCGCCGCCGCCCATGTGCTGCGCAGCCATGGGATCACCGTGGTGGTCCATGCGATCACCGATGGCCGCGATGTGGCCCCGAAATCCGCCCATGATTTTATGGCCAAACTGCTCAAATGGCTGCCCGAGGGCGTGATGGTCGCCACCGTCACGGGCCGCTATTTTGCGATGGACCGCGACAACCGCTGGGACCGGGTCAAGACGGCCTATGACGCCATCGTGTTGGGCGAAGGCGCAACCGCCAAGGACCCGCGCGTGGCGATTGATGACGCCTATGCCGCCGACAAGACCGACGAATTCATCCCCGCCACCGTGATCGAAGGCTACACCGGGTTTGAACCCGAAGACGGCCTGTTCTGCCTGAACTTCCGCTCTGACCGGGCCCGCGAAATTCTTGAGGCGATTGCCAACCCCGATTTTGACGGCTTTCCGCGCGCCTTGCCGGAACTCGCCGCCCGGATCGGAATGTCGCCCTATTCCGACCGGCACGACGCCTGGTATCAGACGGTGTTTCCCAAGGAAAAGATCGTCAACACGCTCGGCGCATGGGTCGCGTCCAAGGGGTTGCGGCAATTCCGACTGGCCGAGACCGAGAAATACCCGCATGTCACGTTCTTCCTGAACGGCGGGCAGGAAACGCCCGAGCCGGGCGAGGATCGGCATATGCCAAAATCGCCATCCGTCGCGACCTATGATCTGCAGCCAGAAATGTCGGCAGGCGAAGTGTCAGACCATTTCGTAAAGGCCATCGCAGAGGGTTACGACCTGATTGTCACCAATTTCGCCAACCCTGATATGGTCGGCCACACCGGCGATCTGGACGCCGCGATCAAAGCCTGCGAGGCGGTGGATGCGGGCCTTGGCCGCGCGCTGGACGCGCTGGAACAGGCGGGGGGTGCGATGATCGTCACCGCCGATCACGGCAATTGCGAGGTTATGGTGGACCCTGACACCGGCGGGCCGCACACCGCCCATACGCTCAACCCGGTGCCAGTGGTGCTGGTCGGCGGGCCGGACGGGGCGCGCCTGCACAATGGCCGTCTGGCTGATCTGGCCCCCACGGTGCTGCAACTGATGGGGCTGGACCAGCCATCCGAAATGACCGGGCAGAGCCTGATCGACTGA
- the rlmH gene encoding 23S rRNA (pseudouridine(1915)-N(3))-methyltransferase RlmH, which translates to MRVHLCAVGRLRGGPEAALFDDYQTRFDRTGRALALGPLSLSEVEDKKGGGMAAEATLLGRALPKGATVCVLDERGKVMTSPAFADKLGSWRDQGVSDLAFVIGGADGIDPALRARADFALSFGAMVWPHMLVRVMLAEQLYRAASILAGSPYHRA; encoded by the coding sequence ATGCGCGTGCATCTCTGTGCAGTGGGCCGCCTGCGCGGCGGGCCCGAGGCTGCGCTTTTTGACGACTACCAAACCCGATTTGACCGCACGGGCCGGGCGCTGGCGCTTGGCCCGCTGTCCCTGTCCGAGGTTGAGGACAAGAAAGGCGGCGGCATGGCGGCAGAAGCCACGCTGCTGGGCCGAGCCCTGCCCAAAGGTGCTACGGTCTGTGTGCTGGACGAACGCGGCAAGGTGATGACCTCACCCGCCTTTGCCGACAAACTGGGCAGCTGGCGCGATCAGGGGGTCAGCGATCTGGCCTTTGTGATCGGCGGCGCCGACGGGATCGACCCTGCCTTGCGGGCCCGCGCCGATTTCGCGCTGTCCTTTGGTGCGATGGTCTGGCCGCATATGCTGGTGCGGGTGATGCTGGCCGAACAACTTTACCGGGCCGCCTCTATTCTGGCCGGATCACCCTATCATCGGGCGTAG
- the rsfS gene encoding ribosome silencing factor, protein MSAVQTPTSEKLLAAILKSLDDDKAEDVVQADLRGKSEMGDYMVIASGRSTRQVSSMAEKLVDRVKQTFGVISKVEGKDTGDWVLIDTGDVIVHIFRPEVREFYQLEKMWVPGAAGAQQAT, encoded by the coding sequence ATGAGTGCTGTGCAAACGCCCACCAGCGAAAAGCTGTTGGCTGCCATCCTGAAATCGCTGGACGACGACAAGGCCGAGGATGTGGTGCAAGCCGATCTGCGCGGTAAATCCGAAATGGGTGACTATATGGTCATCGCTTCGGGCCGCTCGACCCGGCAAGTCTCGTCGATGGCCGAAAAGCTGGTCGACCGTGTCAAACAGACCTTTGGCGTGATTTCCAAGGTCGAGGGCAAAGACACCGGCGATTGGGTGCTGATCGACACCGGCGACGTGATCGTCCACATCTTCCGCCCCGAAGTGCGCGAGTTCTATCAGCTTGAAAAGATGTGGGTCCCGGGGGCCGCAGGCGCGCAACAGGCAACCTGA
- a CDS encoding helix-turn-helix domain-containing protein, translating to MQIVVRLDVMLATRKMKSRDLAAAVGITEQNISLLKSGKVKGIRFETLAKICEVLECQPGDLLEAAP from the coding sequence ATGCAGATCGTGGTGCGGCTGGATGTGATGCTGGCGACGCGCAAGATGAAGTCGCGTGATCTGGCGGCCGCCGTCGGGATCACAGAACAGAACATCAGCCTGCTGAAGTCAGGCAAGGTCAAAGGCATCCGGTTCGAGACATTGGCGAAGATTTGCGAGGTGCTGGAGTGCCAGCCCGGTGATCTGCTGGAGGCGGCTCCTTAG
- a CDS encoding MBL fold metallo-hydrolase, whose product MIKIADGVHQIPVTPFQTINCYLVDDVLVDAGLKVSGRKLLRVLRDTPLRAHVLTHAHPDHQGASHRICADHAIPLWCHADGWPP is encoded by the coding sequence GTGATTAAGATCGCCGATGGGGTGCATCAGATCCCCGTCACGCCGTTTCAGACCATCAATTGCTATCTTGTGGATGATGTTCTGGTGGATGCCGGGCTGAAGGTGTCAGGGCGCAAGCTCTTGCGGGTTCTGCGCGACACGCCACTTCGCGCCCATGTGCTGACCCACGCCCACCCCGACCATCAAGGCGCCAGCCACCGCATCTGCGCCGACCACGCGATCCCGCTCTGGTGTCACGCGGATGGGTGGCCCCCCTAA
- a CDS encoding mechanosensitive ion channel family protein: MAEHTTTLTDDLVEALPEDAPIEEILNVGSALFQQADTFLNSLFRPWNAYQLGIIVGLFIAAHLLRTVFAPRLHSWMRSREGWPKWRIRWMVVIHKRLRAIFFVALIWITLLIMREITWPSRSYLVGIAANLALAWLIVAFTTRLIGNNFLRAIVRYGAWTWITLRILNLTGEFEALLDSVALEIGAMRISLWLILQALLIIGVLFMAARFLSRTATSRIRDNKDISPSMQVLAVKALQITLYGAAFFLGLKAIGIDLTGLAVLSGAIGVGLGFGLQKVVSNLVSGVIILLDKSIKPGDVISLGDTFGWINSLGARYVSITTRDGREYLIPNEDLITGQVVNWSHSNDFVRLDIHFGTAYHDNPHEVRRIAIEAAQSVDRVLSTRPTVCHIVGFGDSSVDYILRFWISDPTGGLTNIRGNVYLALWDAFADHGISIPFPQREVKVLAGSEVQARTLPSD; the protein is encoded by the coding sequence ATGGCAGAACACACCACGACACTTACCGACGATCTGGTCGAGGCTTTGCCCGAAGACGCCCCGATTGAGGAAATTCTTAACGTTGGCAGTGCGTTGTTCCAGCAGGCCGATACCTTTCTGAACTCACTCTTCCGGCCGTGGAACGCTTATCAGTTGGGCATCATCGTGGGGTTGTTCATTGCAGCCCACCTGCTACGCACGGTTTTTGCACCGCGCCTGCATAGCTGGATGCGCAGCCGCGAAGGCTGGCCCAAATGGCGCATCCGCTGGATGGTGGTGATCCACAAACGCCTGCGCGCGATCTTCTTTGTGGCGTTGATCTGGATCACCCTGTTGATCATGCGCGAGATCACATGGCCCAGTCGCAGCTATCTTGTCGGCATCGCCGCCAATCTGGCACTGGCCTGGCTGATCGTGGCCTTTACCACCCGGTTGATTGGCAACAATTTTCTGCGCGCCATCGTGCGGTACGGCGCGTGGACGTGGATCACCCTGCGCATCCTCAACCTGACGGGCGAGTTTGAGGCGCTGCTTGATTCCGTCGCGCTTGAAATCGGGGCGATGCGCATCTCGCTTTGGCTGATCCTGCAGGCGCTTTTGATCATTGGTGTGCTGTTCATGGCCGCGCGGTTTCTATCGCGTACCGCGACCAGCCGGATCAGGGACAACAAGGACATCAGCCCCTCGATGCAGGTGCTGGCGGTCAAGGCGCTGCAAATCACGCTTTATGGTGCTGCGTTCTTTCTGGGCCTCAAGGCAATCGGGATCGACCTGACCGGGCTTGCTGTGCTGTCCGGTGCGATTGGTGTGGGCCTTGGCTTTGGCCTGCAAAAGGTGGTGTCCAACCTTGTGTCGGGCGTCATCATCCTGCTCGACAAGTCGATCAAACCCGGCGACGTCATCAGCCTTGGGGACACCTTCGGCTGGATCAACAGCCTTGGCGCGCGCTATGTCTCGATCACCACCCGCGACGGGCGCGAATACCTGATCCCGAACGAGGATCTGATCACCGGACAGGTGGTCAACTGGTCGCATTCCAATGACTTCGTACGGCTCGATATCCACTTTGGCACCGCCTATCACGACAACCCGCACGAGGTGCGCCGCATCGCGATTGAAGCGGCACAAAGCGTGGATCGGGTGCTATCGACCCGGCCAACGGTCTGCCATATCGTCGGCTTCGGTGACAGTTCAGTCGACTACATTCTGCGGTTCTGGATTTCCGATCCCACCGGCGGGCTGACAAACATTCGTGGCAATGTCTATCTGGCCCTGTGGGACGCCTTTGCCGACCACGGCATTTCGATCCCCTTCCCGCAGCGCGAGGTCAAAGTGCTGGCAGGGTCCGAGGTGCAAGCAAGGACGCTTCCAAGTGATTAA
- a CDS encoding heme-binding protein: MSLFKRAAFGAAIAATPLAAVADTYGKYQSPPYQVDAVLNAVELRSYAPHILAEVTVQGDRSAALNAGFRVLAGYIFGGNTAQASVAMTSPVAQSQTIDMTSPVAQSGSGDQWVVSFMMPRDWTIDSLPRPNTPAIRFVQTQPEQRAVLRFSGRATTAALARAETTLRDTLAQNRIAVSGPAAFYYYDDPMTLPWNRRNEVALTLSGN, encoded by the coding sequence TTGTCACTCTTCAAACGCGCGGCCTTTGGGGCTGCCATCGCTGCCACGCCGCTTGCGGCGGTGGCAGACACCTACGGCAAATACCAATCGCCGCCTTATCAGGTCGACGCGGTTCTGAACGCGGTTGAGCTGCGCAGCTACGCGCCGCATATCCTGGCAGAGGTCACCGTGCAGGGCGACCGCAGCGCTGCGCTGAACGCAGGCTTTCGGGTGCTGGCAGGCTATATCTTTGGCGGCAACACTGCACAGGCCAGCGTGGCGATGACCTCGCCCGTGGCGCAAAGCCAGACCATCGACATGACATCGCCCGTTGCGCAATCAGGATCGGGGGATCAATGGGTGGTCAGCTTCATGATGCCGCGCGACTGGACCATCGACAGCCTGCCGCGCCCCAACACCCCCGCGATCCGCTTTGTGCAAACCCAGCCGGAACAACGTGCCGTGCTGCGTTTCAGCGGGCGCGCGACCACGGCGGCGCTCGCGCGGGCAGAGACAACCCTGCGCGACACGCTGGCGCAAAACAGGATCGCGGTCAGCGGCCCGGCGGCGTTCTACTATTATGATGACCCGATGACCTTACCGTGGAACCGCCGGAATGAGGTGGCGCTGACGCTCAGTGGCAACTGA